In Mytilus galloprovincialis chromosome 1, xbMytGall1.hap1.1, whole genome shotgun sequence, the following are encoded in one genomic region:
- the LOC143069103 gene encoding uncharacterized protein LOC143069103, which translates to MSKMTVLNWIIIIAVCILNEVIPVTSSYCYYSYYYSYSYCSYSGLSTSAIPGIVVGCIIFGVIVFVVVMLVCKSMKTRGNRGTIVRPTATIATVHAPPPGPSFPNQPAGMSYPPPPGQNMAYPPPQGQFGYPQPPPPPGQFGYSQPPPPPAYGDYGAPPPKY; encoded by the exons ATGTCCAAAATGACTGTTCTCAACTGGATTATCATTATTGCTGTCTGCATATTAAATGAAG ttATACCAGTTACAAGCAGTTACTGTTATTACAGCTACTACTACTCCTACAGCTATTGTAGTTATTCTGGACT TTCAACTTCTGCTATTCCCGGGATAGTTGTTGGTTGCATCATATTTGGAGttatagtttttgttgttgtaatgcTTGTATGCAAGTCTATGAAAACCAGAGGGAATAGAGGAACCATTGTGCGTCCAACCGCAACCATAGCTACTGTCCACGCTCCAC ctCCAGGACCATCCTTTCCAAATCAGCCAGCTGGGATGAGTTATCCACCACCACCAGGACAAAATATGGCATACCCACCTCCCCAGGGACAGTTTGGTTACCCACAACCCCCTCCTCCTCCGGGACAATTTGGTTATTCACAGCCTCCTCCTCCTCCAGCTTATGGAGATTACGGGGCTCCACCACCGAAGTATTAG